Proteins co-encoded in one Flavobacteriaceae bacterium MAR_2009_75 genomic window:
- a CDS encoding LytTR family transcriptional regulator: MRKDRLYFFTFLSIAIIFTIIAGIAAQYFVKASADQMLVAQLESGRREAKGISGLASYQLESGLDKQTVVQNIQKSIQSTNLPSVFVSMFDWSGKEVCHPDITRVGQKMAPNESIVSTVEGEITSEDFYNLLQNYGDTKNIDNPDSGEMDTEVIFLHPVANTDWIVGVHANLKLISDQINELRNKFFIILTIMGFVIILSSVITVRLIGSFYERKLESEKKVLEEEVINLAKLNKALDRYQQKVSEVKPKQEAKAESKKTEETKKRILTYSRHELLPVSIEEIAYIYTENTITYVIDVEGKRSTVNDSLDNLYSDLDSDFFYRANRQFIIAISSIEKIIRYGKNNLKIVMAPDCDIDIIIGKNKASEFKKWLNK, from the coding sequence ATGAGAAAGGACAGACTTTACTTTTTCACCTTCTTATCCATAGCCATTATATTTACCATAATTGCGGGCATTGCAGCTCAATATTTCGTAAAGGCCAGTGCTGATCAGATGTTGGTCGCCCAACTCGAATCGGGCAGAAGAGAGGCCAAGGGAATTTCAGGTTTGGCCAGCTACCAATTGGAAAGTGGACTTGACAAGCAGACGGTAGTTCAAAATATTCAAAAAAGTATACAGAGCACCAACTTGCCATCGGTGTTCGTAAGTATGTTCGATTGGTCGGGTAAAGAAGTGTGTCACCCAGATATTACTAGGGTCGGTCAAAAAATGGCACCCAATGAATCTATAGTTTCAACAGTAGAGGGCGAAATAACATCAGAAGATTTTTATAACCTTTTGCAAAATTATGGGGATACGAAAAATATCGACAACCCAGATTCTGGGGAGATGGATACCGAAGTTATCTTTTTGCATCCAGTTGCCAATACTGACTGGATCGTAGGCGTACATGCCAATTTAAAATTGATATCAGACCAAATCAACGAACTTCGAAATAAGTTTTTTATCATCTTGACGATTATGGGCTTCGTCATAATTTTATCTTCCGTTATTACAGTACGACTGATTGGAAGTTTTTATGAGCGGAAATTAGAATCGGAGAAGAAGGTTTTAGAGGAGGAAGTCATTAACCTTGCTAAACTGAACAAAGCCTTAGACCGGTATCAGCAAAAGGTGAGCGAAGTAAAACCTAAGCAAGAAGCAAAAGCGGAGAGCAAAAAAACGGAAGAGACCAAAAAAAGGATTCTTACCTATTCACGTCATGAGCTTTTGCCTGTTAGTATTGAAGAGATTGCCTATATCTATACCGAAAACACGATTACCTATGTAATCGATGTTGAAGGAAAACGCTCAACGGTGAATGACAGTCTCGACAATCTTTATTCTGATTTGGACAGTGATTTTTTCTATCGTGCCAACAGACAATTCATCATTGCCATATCTTCTATTGAAAAGATAATTCGTTACGGAAAGAACAATTTAAAGATAGTTATGGCACCCGATTGTGACATCGATATTATTATAGGAAAAAACAAAGCCTCCGAATTTAAGAAGTGGCTCAACAAATAA
- a CDS encoding putative nucleic acid binding protein: MKIKYIKRIVGLSAVLVCCSYLYFVINEKPSHDTYAKKTDVSISSDKLLTSFSTNQTKANTDFTEKTIEVEGSIKKITHVNNRYTVLLQGQSDTSHVICDVLPSSIEKVKKLKPGQTVRFKGVCKGYLLDVIMLNCILIKG; the protein is encoded by the coding sequence ATGAAAATCAAATACATCAAAAGAATAGTTGGTCTTTCAGCAGTGCTGGTATGCTGTTCTTATCTGTATTTTGTGATTAATGAAAAACCTTCTCATGACACCTACGCAAAGAAAACCGATGTAAGTATAAGTTCCGATAAATTATTGACTTCCTTCAGTACCAATCAAACCAAGGCAAATACAGACTTTACCGAAAAAACTATAGAGGTGGAGGGCAGTATTAAAAAAATCACCCATGTAAATAATCGTTATACCGTATTATTGCAAGGGCAAAGCGATACTTCACATGTTATATGTGACGTGTTGCCATCGAGCATAGAGAAAGTCAAAAAATTAAAACCGGGGCAGACAGTTCGTTTTAAAGGGGTCTGCAAGGGTTATTTATTAGATGTCATTATGCTGAATTGTATACTAATCAAGGGTTGA
- a CDS encoding HupE/UreJ protein, whose amino-acid sequence MKSRFNFITALLLFLVPLGLMAHGVSSADQATLDNGGLLSYIYVGAKHMVTGYDHLLFLAGVIFYLTGFKDIVRFITVFTLGHSITLIGATYLGIKADEHLIDAVIALSVLYKGFENLGGFEKKLKIKSPNLLFMVFLFGLIHGFGLSTRLQSFEVGKQAFLAKIVCFNIGVELGQVLALIPIVFLITQWQGKRSYDSFYKAANFYLIIAGVALFIYQIYGYINGH is encoded by the coding sequence ATGAAATCAAGATTCAATTTCATCACAGCACTCTTATTGTTTTTGGTGCCTTTAGGCCTTATGGCGCACGGGGTCAGCTCTGCCGATCAGGCTACCTTAGATAATGGAGGTTTGCTATCTTATATTTATGTAGGGGCAAAACATATGGTTACCGGCTACGACCATTTGCTCTTTTTGGCAGGGGTAATATTCTATCTCACTGGATTTAAGGATATTGTAAGGTTTATTACCGTTTTCACCTTGGGGCATAGTATCACACTCATAGGGGCTACCTACTTGGGCATAAAAGCAGACGAGCACCTCATAGATGCAGTGATTGCACTGAGTGTTCTTTATAAGGGTTTTGAGAATCTAGGTGGATTCGAGAAAAAACTAAAAATAAAGTCGCCCAATCTTTTATTTATGGTCTTTCTTTTCGGATTGATACATGGTTTCGGCCTATCCACACGATTGCAATCCTTCGAGGTTGGTAAACAGGCGTTTTTGGCCAAGATCGTTTGTTTTAATATTGGGGTGGAACTAGGTCAGGTGCTGGCATTGATACCAATAGTTTTTTTAATTACCCAATGGCAAGGAAAGAGGAGTTACGATTCTTTCTATAAGGCAGCCAATTTTTACCTGATTATCGCAGGTGTAGCATTATTTATTTATCAAATCTATGGTTATATAAATGGGCATTAA
- a CDS encoding YceI-like domain-containing protein, translated as MNTIIALVFSFTCFCAFSQDKIIARQGQVSFFSYTSVENIEAANNQVLSIIDLSNGDIAVSMLMRAFVFKKALMEEHFNESYVESDLYPKLEFEGEIVDFKVDATTAQTKMVKGEMTLHGVTREVEVKAQIEPKENAYVLSGEFDVGVSEYEINVPPLLRPNIAKVINVMFRFEYEPYENQ; from the coding sequence ATGAATACTATAATTGCGCTTGTTTTTTCCTTTACCTGCTTTTGTGCGTTCTCTCAAGATAAGATTATTGCACGTCAAGGTCAGGTTTCTTTTTTCTCCTATACTTCCGTAGAAAATATTGAGGCGGCCAACAATCAAGTACTTAGCATTATAGACCTTTCTAACGGTGATATCGCAGTAAGTATGTTGATGCGGGCTTTTGTGTTCAAAAAAGCTTTGATGGAAGAGCATTTCAATGAAAGTTATGTAGAGTCGGATCTCTACCCTAAATTGGAATTTGAGGGCGAAATTGTCGATTTTAAGGTAGATGCCACAACGGCCCAGACGAAAATGGTCAAAGGTGAAATGACGCTTCATGGCGTAACTAGAGAAGTAGAGGTAAAGGCCCAAATAGAGCCCAAAGAAAACGCTTATGTATTGTCTGGAGAATTTGATGTCGGCGTTTCTGAATATGAGATAAACGTGCCCCCATTGCTGCGGCCGAATATCGCAAAAGTTATTAATGTTATGTTTAGATTTGAATACGAGCCCTATGAAAATCAATAG
- a CDS encoding TonB-linked SusC/RagA family outer membrane protein yields the protein MISFSMAGLFEQKVMFRTKILFMGVLLGFLSLEVHASAVLTEKSDAIAQNQIQGKVLSNSGEPLVGANIVEKGTVNGALTDFNGNFSLNVAQDATLIVSYLGFITQEVSVSDKFDLVITLAEDATGLDEVVVTAYGTSNKRSFTGSATKVATETLTRTSAASFETALQGSVSGVNVYTTGQPGGSSNVQIRGVGSINGLTQPLYVLDGVVINTDNNSRIGGNGAVNNLNPLSTMNTSDIQSITVLKDAAAASLYGSRAANGVVVITTKKGKNGETELTLGTEFGITRNLTEEKTINNQQFKNLWEEGQLHQYIQNNEDGEFSRVYADGNLYNQYVAMAQSDYESVYGASLANSDWLDAIYKTGSIQKYNLSARGGSEKTKFYISGDVLDQKGTIIESGYKRYSGRINLENKAKDWLTIGANLSAAKSERSTGQYDGEYAGGLNPLYMARVLPQAAPIYDPNGYEGYADLPNDIEKNANPIGVIKVGEYVNNEFRVRGDAFAEFNLYDGLKFKTTFGIDHQSNEESLYDNKEFGAGGGVWNGVLYVSQGEVFQYTTSNLLTYNKQIDRHGFGALLGFEKQESKMKSIRNAGYDILDSDLLSSSSIGSLWSWSGYSENYSLLSYFSRFNYNFDQKYFLSASYRRDGSSRFGKDSRWGDFWSVSGGWIISEENFLESEAIDYMKLRASYGTNGNLPPDYYAHLAFFNSDGQGYGGNSGLTYGQLANPDLSWELSNNFNIGLDAVLFNGLNLSVEYFSKKTQDLLLNIPVSSTTGFSNQLQNFGEMKNNGWEVSLGYTPIAEQDFSWETRLNLTMLSNEITKLKGDLTPSYNATNGQNPTIIRVGESLNSFYLRDYAGVNPDNGMAQYYVLENGNRTGEITTNAEEAGFGIFGKPLQDVQGGFYNQLVYKDLSLDFLFTFGIGGEAYDRTAFKRDDDGFAPQFTNTVAQLNPWNPNNTDSTVPIRINGNPTFSNDVSTRHLYRSDYLKLRNVKLSYRLPNYKLLQGGTVYVQGDNLLLFTVLDDYDPEAVANGVNFFQVPTATSIILGLQLKF from the coding sequence ATGATATCATTTTCAATGGCCGGTTTATTTGAACAAAAGGTCATGTTTCGAACCAAAATACTTTTCATGGGTGTACTATTGGGCTTTTTGAGCCTTGAAGTCCATGCAAGCGCTGTTTTAACTGAGAAATCAGATGCAATTGCACAAAACCAAATTCAGGGCAAGGTATTGTCAAATAGTGGCGAGCCCCTGGTCGGGGCCAATATTGTAGAAAAAGGCACGGTGAATGGTGCACTAACAGACTTTAATGGCAATTTTAGCCTAAACGTAGCACAAGACGCTACCCTGATTGTTTCCTATTTAGGGTTTATCACTCAAGAAGTGTCCGTAAGCGATAAATTCGACCTAGTGATTACACTGGCAGAAGATGCCACGGGTCTTGATGAGGTAGTCGTTACGGCCTATGGAACTTCCAATAAAAGAAGTTTTACCGGTTCAGCTACCAAAGTGGCCACCGAGACCCTGACTCGTACTTCGGCAGCCAGCTTTGAAACCGCCTTGCAAGGTAGTGTTTCGGGGGTGAACGTCTATACCACAGGTCAACCAGGGGGTAGTTCAAATGTGCAGATAAGGGGCGTTGGTTCTATAAATGGACTAACTCAGCCACTCTATGTGCTAGATGGTGTTGTCATCAACACCGATAATAATTCTCGTATCGGTGGTAATGGTGCTGTCAACAATCTGAACCCGTTATCGACCATGAATACCTCAGACATTCAAAGTATTACGGTACTTAAAGATGCTGCCGCCGCTTCATTATATGGTTCGCGAGCTGCCAATGGGGTCGTTGTCATCACAACTAAAAAAGGTAAGAACGGAGAAACGGAGCTAACCCTTGGTACGGAGTTTGGCATTACCCGAAACCTTACCGAAGAAAAAACCATTAACAACCAACAGTTTAAGAACCTATGGGAAGAAGGTCAGTTGCACCAATATATTCAGAATAATGAGGATGGTGAGTTTAGCAGAGTGTATGCCGATGGAAATTTGTATAATCAATACGTGGCAATGGCCCAATCTGATTATGAATCGGTCTATGGTGCTTCATTGGCCAATTCCGATTGGTTAGACGCTATTTATAAAACCGGTTCGATACAGAAATACAATCTTTCTGCCCGAGGCGGAAGCGAAAAAACAAAATTTTATATTTCAGGAGATGTATTGGACCAAAAAGGAACCATAATCGAATCGGGCTACAAGCGGTATTCCGGGCGGATCAATTTAGAGAACAAGGCCAAAGATTGGTTGACCATTGGCGCTAATTTGTCCGCTGCTAAATCGGAAAGAAGTACAGGGCAGTACGACGGTGAATATGCCGGCGGTCTAAACCCTTTGTATATGGCTAGGGTATTGCCCCAAGCAGCACCGATTTATGACCCTAATGGCTACGAGGGTTATGCCGATCTACCGAACGATATCGAAAAAAATGCCAACCCGATAGGAGTCATCAAAGTAGGTGAATATGTAAACAACGAATTTCGCGTACGAGGAGATGCCTTTGCGGAATTTAATTTATACGACGGTTTAAAATTCAAGACTACTTTCGGCATCGATCACCAGTCTAATGAAGAATCGCTGTACGACAATAAAGAGTTCGGTGCCGGTGGTGGCGTTTGGAACGGGGTTCTCTATGTTTCTCAAGGGGAGGTGTTTCAATATACAACTTCTAACCTGTTGACCTATAACAAACAAATCGACCGCCATGGTTTCGGTGCCCTTTTGGGGTTTGAAAAACAGGAATCTAAAATGAAGTCCATCAGAAATGCGGGCTACGATATTTTAGACAGCGACCTATTGTCATCAAGTAGTATTGGTTCTCTTTGGTCTTGGAGCGGTTACTCAGAGAATTACTCCCTGTTATCCTACTTCTCAAGATTCAATTATAACTTTGATCAGAAATATTTCCTATCCGCAAGTTATAGAAGAGATGGTTCGTCCCGCTTCGGTAAAGATTCGCGATGGGGCGATTTTTGGTCCGTTTCCGGAGGTTGGATTATATCCGAAGAAAATTTTCTTGAGTCCGAGGCTATAGACTATATGAAGTTAAGGGCTAGTTATGGAACCAATGGAAATTTGCCTCCTGATTATTATGCGCATCTGGCCTTTTTCAATTCTGACGGACAAGGTTACGGAGGAAATTCGGGCCTTACCTACGGGCAATTGGCAAATCCAGACCTTTCTTGGGAGTTAAGCAATAATTTTAATATAGGATTGGATGCTGTTCTTTTTAACGGTTTGAATCTCTCGGTAGAGTACTTTTCAAAAAAGACCCAAGATTTACTGTTAAACATTCCGGTTTCATCTACAACAGGGTTTAGCAATCAATTGCAAAATTTTGGGGAAATGAAAAATAACGGGTGGGAAGTATCGCTCGGTTACACGCCAATTGCTGAACAAGATTTCTCTTGGGAAACCCGATTAAACCTTACAATGCTTTCAAACGAAATCACTAAGTTGAAGGGAGATTTGACACCAAGTTACAACGCCACCAATGGCCAAAACCCAACAATCATTAGGGTGGGCGAAAGTCTCAACTCTTTTTATTTAAGGGATTATGCGGGTGTGAACCCTGATAACGGAATGGCACAATATTATGTGCTGGAAAATGGAAACAGAACAGGTGAAATTACAACTAATGCGGAAGAAGCAGGTTTCGGAATTTTTGGTAAGCCGCTTCAAGATGTTCAAGGTGGTTTTTACAATCAATTGGTGTACAAAGATCTTTCGTTAGATTTTCTTTTCACCTTTGGTATAGGGGGTGAAGCATACGACCGTACGGCATTTAAACGTGACGATGATGGGTTTGCCCCACAGTTTACCAATACGGTGGCACAACTTAACCCATGGAATCCGAATAATACCGATTCAACCGTGCCGATTAGAATAAATGGTAACCCCACTTTTTCGAACGATGTTTCTACACGGCATTTATACAGATCAGATTACCTAAAGCTTAGAAATGTAAAACTCAGCTATAGGTTGCCCAACTATAAGTTATTGCAAGGCGGTACGGTGTATGTTCAAGGTGATAATCTATTGTTGTTTACCGTACTTGATGATTATGACCCAGAGGCGGTGGCCAATGGGGTCAATTTCTTTCAAGTGCCTACGGCCACTAGTATAATCTTAGGGTTACAGTTAAAATTTTAA
- a CDS encoding hypothetical protein (manually curated), whose amino-acid sequence MLLKPLYPIMEYINNYDYIVEVLCENTDRPTMQCDGKCYLAKLLAEETEHTKNPFAEKTFKYEIHQIFSEVETTNFPKLITSSKSFIDPKMSYGLLWAGDWAPPPEVSVV is encoded by the coding sequence ATGCTACTAAAACCGCTCTATCCGATAATGGAGTACATAAATAACTACGATTACATAGTTGAGGTGCTCTGTGAGAATACAGATCGGCCAACTATGCAGTGTGATGGTAAGTGTTACTTGGCAAAGTTATTGGCAGAAGAAACGGAGCATACCAAAAATCCGTTTGCAGAGAAAACCTTCAAGTACGAGATACATCAAATATTTTCGGAGGTTGAAACCACCAATTTTCCAAAGCTGATTACTTCTAGCAAAAGCTTTATAGACCCCAAAATGTCCTACGGATTATTGTGGGCCGGTGACTGGGCGCCACCACCAGAGGTATCTGTAGTGTAA